Proteins encoded in a region of the Calypte anna isolate BGI_N300 chromosome 15, bCalAnn1_v1.p, whole genome shotgun sequence genome:
- the RNF215 gene encoding RING finger protein 215 translates to MAAVLAVLAPLLALGRAGPGGTGGPAARVEVAVAGPGPGAAEGPGGSYTLRGALLGAGGGRDRGVTRREEEEIRGRLVLVGDTEPELGAADTWIGVVPVGQDQTEGPHEESFTTTVVSKMKRALVLGASALLILALNQNAIREVDVSQLLAKPVIVIQSSDNVTKLLGALLRGLRATAKITYQAVLLENLGVTLTLWSTCGLSRGGLYGEWQGVICTGENSSQVQKYLQQLWNTILLIALLLCTGVMVQAQRQSRQEPSERDTELDLKQHILQRLSALRTRRYHPGKAPRSRPCEIDSCAVCLEHFHKSQWLRVLPCSHEFHRDCVDPWLLLQQTCPLCKHNILGNCCPES, encoded by the exons ATGGCGGCGGTGCTGGCGGTGCTGGCGCCGCTGCTGGCtctgggccgggccgggccgggcggtaCCGGGGGTCCCGCTGCCCGCGTCGAGGTGGCGGTGGCCGGGCCGGGACCCGGGGCGGCGGAGGGGCCCGGCGGCTCCTACACCCTGCGAGGGGCCCTGCTGGGTGCCGGGGGCGGCCGGGACCGGGGGGTAACgcggagggaggaggaggagatcaGAGGCcggctggtgctg GTGGGAGACACGGAGCCcgagctgggtgctgctgacACCTGGATCGGGGTGGTACCGGTGGGCCAGGACCAGACCGAGGGTCCCCACGAGGAGTCCTTCACCACCACTGTTGTCAGCAAG ATGAAGAGAGCCCTGGTGCTGGGTGCTTCGGCCCTGCTCATCCTCGCCCTCAACCAGAATGCCATCCGGGAG GTGGATGTTTCCCAGCTGCTTGCCAAGCCTGTGATTGTCATCCAGTCCTCAGACAATGTCACCAAGCTGCTGGGAGCACTGCTGAG GGGGCTCCGGGCCACTGCAAAGATCACCtaccaggcagtgctgctggagaacCTG GGCGTCACCCTCACCCTCTGGTCAACCTGTGGCCTCTCCCGAGGGGGTCTCTACGGGGAGTGGCAGGGGGTCATCTGCACAGGGGAGAACAGCTCCCAGGTCCAG AAATACCTTCAGCAGCTGTGGAACACCATCCTGCTGATcgctctgctcctctgcaccgGCGTCATGGTGCAGGCTCAGCGGCAGTCGCGGCAAGAGCCGTCGGAGCGAGACACCGAG CTGGACCTGAAGCAGCACATCCTGCAGAGGCTGTCAGCACTGCGGACCCGGCGGTACCACCCGGGGAAGGCGCCGCGGAGCCGCCCCTGTGAGATCGACAGCTGTGCTGTGTGCTTGGAGCACTTCCACAAGAGCCAG TGGCTGCGGGTGCTCCCCTGCTCCCACGAATTCCACAGGGATTGTGTGGatccctggctcctgctgcagcagaccTGCCCTCTCTGCAAGCACAACATCCTGG gaaACTGCTGCCCAGAGAGCTAG
- the LOC103535462 gene encoding coiled-coil domain-containing protein 157, translating to MGEENPLLPQLWLFAPAAAPELHQLHRKPPEPASSAHGTGPGPLHVCRADSQEVLEQHAETGGFLPAAPGSEEGWDPRAASHPPGRESGCGAAPDASGSTVSRAAESSSGVPRQAAGCSAGPCDTCSTTHATLLQVGKAISSLCQSQNIPSALGRFQETLEESPGRNLSPGDLSSWAAEQSKDLSRLGEHLRGLLQELSPLKSELEEAEKEREELRKQVEDFSRLLRVEKESQAQQKKEAEKHLEAKQKEYSEAVARLEQDKQDLRRGAALLEERLCTLKEELTAKQAALQDLEVTKTTLLEEMRTKMVARSQVLELEEKVQLLSSQRESLDEELRTITTQLEKEKAKGESMLRHQESLQAKQRTLLQELDSLDQEREELQKRLGEAEEDKARLEEQLEQDREGSRQRLRVQEELLETLRGEKLSLEQRVTELQTKVTKLEEQEQELKERERLLVFFPELHIPAETQFESTGSLTEDMEKQLQANSIRMDVLEQENARLRAALAKVKLAAEQGVLKLIPQPQLWSQPSTQCSEETEAPTTHRWPSSRDSSVGTQGHAGDTEQRWKPLSADPAGKGRSCLSLPAKCLVLSPPKPSGRGRVRPPHPK from the exons atgggggaggaAAACCCTCTTTTGCCTCAGCTCTGGCTCTTT gctcctgctgctgctccagagctTCACCAGCTACACAGGAAACCTCCTGAGCCAGCGAGCAGTGCCCATGGCACAGGACCTGGGCCCCTGCATGTCTGCAGGGCTGACAGCCAGGAGGTACTGGAGCAGCATGCTGAAACTGGGGGCTTCctaccagcagctcctggctcag AAGAAGGATGGGATCCCCGTGCTGCCAGCCACCCCCCAGGTCgggaaa GTGGCTGTGGAGCAGCCCCCGATGCTTCGGGCAGCACCGTGTCCAGggctgctgagagcagctccggtgtccccaggcaggcagctgggtgCTCTGCAGGACCCTGTGACACCTGCAGCACCACCCATGCCACCCTCCTGCAGGTTGGCAAAGCCatcagcagcctctgccagaGCCAGAACATCCCCTCGGCTCTCGGCAGGTTCCAGGAGACGCTGGAGGAGAGCCCGGGGAGGAATTTATCCCCGGGGGATCtgagctcctgggctgcagagcagagcaaggacCTTTCCCGGCTCGGTGAACACCTCcgggggctgctgcaggagctcagcCCCCTGAAATCTGAGctggaagaagcagagaaagagagggaggagctGAGGAAACAGGTTGAGGATTTCTCCCGCTTGCTTCGGGTGGAGAAGGAGAGCCAAGCGCAGCagaaaaaggaggctgagaagcacctggaagcaaagcagaaggaatATTCAGAGGCTGtagccaggctggagcaggacaaGCAGGACCTGCGGAGGG gagctgctctgctggaggaaaGGCTCTGCACCTTGAAGGAGGAGCTGACTGCCAAgcaagctgctctgcaggacctGG AAGTGACCAAGACAACCTTGCTGGAGGAGATGAGGACCAAAATGGTAGCCAGGAGccaggtgctggagctggaggagaaggtcCAACTGCTCAGCAGCCAGAGGGAGAGCCTGGATGAGGAGCTCAGAACCATCACTACCCaactggagaaggagaaggccAAGGGGGAGAGCATGCTGAGGCACCAGGAG TCCCTGCAGGCCAAGCAAAGGAcactgctccaggagctggacAGCTTGGACCAGGAACgtgaggagctgcagaagaggctgggggaggctgaggaggacaaggccaggctggaggagcagctggagcaggaccgggaggggagcaggcagaggctgcGGGTGCAGGAG gagctgctggagacgCTGCGGGGGGAGAAGCTGAGCCTGGAGCAAAGAGTCACAGAGCTGCAGACCAAGGTGACcaagctggaggagcaggagcaggagctgaaggagagagagaggctcCTGGTGTTCTTCCCTGAGCTCCACATCCCTGCTGAGACACAGTTTGAGA GCACCGGGAGCTTGACAGAGGAcatggaaaagcagctccaggcCAACAGCATCCggatggatgtgctggagcaggagaacGCGCGGCTCCGGGCAGCGTTGGCCAAGGTTAAGTTggcagctgagcagggggtgctGAAG ctcatcccccagccccagctgtggTCTCAGCCCAGCACCCAGTGCAGCGAGGAGACTGAGG CTCCCACCACCCACAGGTGGCCCAGCAGCCGAGACAGCAGcgtggggacacagggacatgCAGGGGACACGGAGCAGCGCTGGAAACCTCTCTCAGCAGACCCCGCGGGCAAGGGCAGATCCTGCCTCTCACTGCCTGCCAAATGCTTGGTGCTCAGCCCCCCCAAACCAAGTGGGAGAGGCAGAGTGAGGCCCCCCCACCCTAAATAA
- the CCDC157 gene encoding LOW QUALITY PROTEIN: coiled-coil domain-containing protein 157 (The sequence of the model RefSeq protein was modified relative to this genomic sequence to represent the inferred CDS: inserted 1 base in 1 codon; deleted 2 bases in 1 codon) encodes MAHLLGHRGCMESLRADLKDLQAAITDVFSRVGAVRFPSWKVPRKCSCELDLACLLERYSYXPNHPSSGQHSHVVLLELVIDR; translated from the exons ATGGCGCACCTGCTGGGTCACCGCGGCTGCATGGAGAGCCTGCGGGCCGACCTGAAGGACCTGCAGGCTGCCATCACCGACGTTTTCTCCCGGGTCGGCGCGGTGCGTTTTCCCTCCTGGAAAGTTCCCCGA AAGTGTTCCTGTGAGCTGGACCTGGCGTGCTTGCTGGAGCGGTACAGCT AGCCAAACCACCCGAGTTCAGGCCAGCACTCCCAcgtggtgctgctggagctggtgatAGACAGGTGA